One Salvia splendens isolate huo1 chromosome 12, SspV2, whole genome shotgun sequence genomic window carries:
- the LOC121757462 gene encoding uncharacterized protein LOC121757462 has product MAVHVGDEKVWKCPKHPSKRRRSGICPACLRDRLGSLCPNCHTARPCSCSCSSSSSSSSSSSSSNLVDGEPSFRRSRSVAVPFFRSRHGEETPGSSGNARTPSFLSMLKRSKTKRAELPPKPKSEQTIIVNDEENFESNDRIEDYVRMVSRSRSVNVGASSAMFRRREDAAASPAKGKFWHFPSPMKVFRSSKTPKVVIQA; this is encoded by the coding sequence ATGGCGGTGCACGTCGGCGATGAAAAGGTCTGGAAATGCCCGAAACACCCCTCGAAGCGGAGGCGCAGCGGCATCTGCCCCGCCTGCCTCCGCGACCGCCTCGGCAGCCTCTGCCCCAACTGCCACACCGCCCGCCCCTGCTCCTgctcctgctcctcctcctcctcctcctcctcgtcttcctcctcctccaacCTCGTCGACGGAGAGCCCTCCTTCCGCCGCTCGAGGTCCGTCGCCGTCCCCTTCTTCCGCTCCCGCCACGGCGAGGAAACTCCCGGCAGCAGCGGCAACGCCAGGACGCCGTCGTTCCTCTCCATGTTGAAGAGGAGCAAGACGAAGAGAGCCGAGCTTCCGCCCAAGCCGAAGAGCGAGCAGACTATTATAGTTAACGATGAGGAGAATTTCGAGAGCAATGATAGGATTGAAGACTACGTGAGGATGGTGTCGAGATCAAGATCGGTCAACGTCGGCGCCTCGTCGGCGATGTTCCGCCGCCGTGAAGACGCCGCTGCGTCGCCGGCGAAGGGTAAATTCTGGCATTTTCCGAGCCCGATGAAGGTGTTCCGGAGCTCCAAGACTCCTAAGGTTGTCATTCAAGcttga
- the LOC121759616 gene encoding protein RGF1 INDUCIBLE TRANSCRIPTION FACTOR 1-like: MAIENQETPVFEVKPKNKRIMGGDEEENRWPPWLKPLLKEQFFVQCKFHADSHKSECNMYCLDCMNGALCSLCLSHHRDHRAIQIRRSSYHDVIRVNEIQKYLDISCVQTYIINSAKVVFLNERPQPRPGKGVTNTCQVCDRSLLDSFRFCSLGCKIVGTSKNFLKIRRRLPEKKGAASESSEDSYSSSSSSSSHSRNTSRFPSFTPSTPPRTALNFRSSKRRKGIPHRSPMGGLMIEI, from the exons ATGGCGATTGAGAACCAAGAAACCCCTGTTTTTGAAGTCAAGCCTAAAAACAAGAGAATCATG GGAGGTGATGAGGAAGAGAACCGATGGCCGCCATGGCTGAAACCTCTGTTAAAGGAGCAGTTCTTTGTCCAATGCAAATTCCATGCGGATTCTCACAAGAGCGAATGCAATATGTACTGTTTGGATTGTATGAATGGCGCCCTCTGCTCTCTCTGTTTGTCTCATCACCGCGATCACCGCGCTATTCAG ATAAGGAGGTCTTCGTACCACGATGTGATCAGAGTGAATGAAATCCAGAAGTATTTGGACATAAGCTGTGTTCAGACATACATAATCAACAGCGCTAAGGTTGTGTTCTTGAACGAGCGCCCTCAGCCCCGCCCCGGAAAAGGCGTCACCAACACCTGCCAAGTTTGCGATCGCAGCCTCCTCGACTCCTTCCGCTTCTGCTCTCTCGGCTGCAAG ATTGTTGGGACATCGAAGAACTTCCTAAAGATTCGGAGGCGCTTGCCGGAGAAGAAGGGGGCGGCTTCCGAGTCGTCGGAGGACTCgtacagcagcagcagcagcagcagtagcCATAGCCGGAATACGAGCAGGTTTCCTAGCTTCACGCCGTCAACGCCGCCGCGGACGGCGCTGAATTTCCGGTCTTCAAAGCGGAGAAAGGGTATTCCTCATAGATCCCCAATGGGAGGTCTCATGATAGAAATATAG